A single window of Scylla paramamosain isolate STU-SP2022 unplaced genomic scaffold, ASM3559412v1 Contig58, whole genome shotgun sequence DNA harbors:
- the LOC135098376 gene encoding ATP-binding cassette sub-family F member 1-like, with the protein MKMETWSAEEILPAPADDDMERAAEDMKEERAVKCCGFLYLLRRLFRRKKKAAVREAAKTDNVKEKVIEDTEEETIEEETVTRAIVHAEETMEDDGDNGNDEEKDFVADQEMKTCEDEALVEAKNKAENNESDDGKEKPTHTSKKKRKRKKRKVKVEKAPPVKADEDLAMGVKQVSGEASEASEAPETPEATEGDSEGWTVVACKKKRPRKVRAQPSLPKETVAETPEDPDPPKRDSEGKAVVGRGKNRPKKVKAPSLPEVKAAIESPRRQQLEAKKGKQRAERAKQQRALDSVRRSWQEEEKEATLAVAPHMRRYIVGPRGATLREVCQEFAGVRVSVPPPSDTRTATIRLCGPARQVPAALARLEALLRQAEVIEAQVAVTPRQRCHVVGPAGATVRRLLQEFPDVQVRVPPATDKVSRTVLLRGPRTQVAGAEAFVKGCLEAAGRTAHAAHASHRHAHHARRHAHNLAHH; encoded by the coding sequence atgaaaatggAAACCTGGAGCGCAGAAGAAATTTTGCCCGCACCAGCGGACGACGACATGGAACGCGCCGCCGAAGACATGAAAGAAGAACGCGCCGTCAAATGCTGTGGCTTCCTGTACCTGCTGCGGCGACTCTTccgcaggaagaagaaagcagcagTGCGGGAAGCAGCCAAGACCGACAACGTTAAGGAAAAAGTCATCGAagacacagaagaagaaactaTTGAAGAAGAGACAGTAACGCGCGCCATCGTACACGCAGAGGAAACGATGGAAGATGACGGAGATAACGGaaatgacgaagaaaaagactttGTAGCAGATCAAGAAATGAAAACCTGCGAAGATGAAGCATTAGTAGAAGCGAAAAACAAAGCAGAAAATAACGAAAGCGacgatgggaaagaaaaacccACCCACACTAGTAAGAAGAAGCGTAAGAGAAAGAAGCGAAAAGTGAAGGTGGAGAAGGCGCCTCCGGTTAAGGCAGATGAGGACCTGGCGATGGGCGTGAAGCAGGTGTCCGGCGAGGCCTCAGAGGCCTCTGAGGCCCCCGAGACTCCTGAAGCCACAGAAGGCGACTCGGAGGGCTGGACGGTGGTTGCCTGCAAAAAGAAAAGGCCCAGGAAGGTGAGGGCACAGCCTAGCCTGCCTAAGGAGACTGTGGCGGAGACCCCTGAGGACCCAGACCCCCCTAAGAGGGACTCAGAGGGCAAGGCGGTGGTGGGCCGCGGCAAGAACAGGCCCAAGAAGGTGAAGGCACCTAGCCTGCCTGAGGTGAAGGCCGCCATCGAGTCTCCTCGACGCCAGCAGCTCGaggcgaagaaaggaaagcagcggGCTGAGAGAGCCAAGCAGCAGCGTGCGCTGGACAGCGTGCGCCGCTcttggcaggaggaagagaaggaggccaCTCTCGCCGTAGCGCCCCACATGCGGCGCTACATCGTTGGCCCACGCGGCGCCACACTGCGGGAAGTGTGCCAAGAGTTCGCTGGCGTGCGAGTGAGTGTGCCGCCTCCCTCAGACACCCGCACCGCCACCATCAGGTTGTGCGGACCTGCCCGGCAGGTTCCCGCCGCCCTGGCGCGCCTCGAGGCCTTGCTCCGGCAGGCCGAGGTGATCGAGGCGCAAGTGGCGGTGACGCCACGCCAGCGGTGCCACGTGGTGGGTCCCGCCGGTGCGACTGTCAGGAGACTACTGCAGGAGTTCCCTGACGTGCAGGTGAGAGTGCCGCCAGCAACAGACAAGGTGTCTCGCACCGTGCTGCTGCGCGGCCCGCGCACCCAGGTGGCCGGCGCGGAGGCATTTGTCAAGGGCTGTCTGGAGGCCGCTGGCCGCACTGCCCACGCCGCTCACGCTAGCCACCgccacgcccaccacgcccgccGCCACGCCCACAATCTCGCCCATCACTGA
- the LOC135098369 gene encoding von Willebrand factor A domain-containing protein 5A-like isoform X2 translates to MVYHNTAAHPLQVRAVLPVEEGAAVYHCEAQLDGRTIVTHCMEKNKAEKVYKEALKEGKTALMTREDPDSSDILTLNLGNFPAGTRAKVTLRLVMELRVETDGAISFVLPTVLNPRYTPADHPRRQDYTRLVWGEENSLKHLECIHFLFFYCLH, encoded by the exons ATGGTGTATCACAACACTGCCGCACACCCACTGCAG gtGCGGGCGGTGCTGCCTGTGGAGGAGGGCGCAGCCGTGTACCACTGTGAGGCGCAGCTGGACGGCAGAACCATTGTGACTCACTGCATGGAGAAGAACAAG GCAGAGAAGGTGTACAAGGAGGCTTTGAAGGAGGGGAAGACTGCCCTCATGACACGAGAAGACCCTGACTCAAGCGACATTCTCACGCTTAACCTCGGCAACTTTCCTGCGG GAACGAGGGCCAAGGTCACCCTTCGTCTGGTGATGGAGTTGAGGGTTGAGACAGACGGCGCCATCAGCTTTGTTTTGCCCACAGTGCTCAACCCGCGCTACACCCCTGCTGACCACCCTCGCAGGCAAG ATTATACCAGATTGGTTTGGGGCGAGGAGAATTCGCTGAAACACTTAGAATgcattcactttttatttttctattgccTACACTAG